The following DNA comes from Candidatus Eisenbacteria bacterium.
GAACGCGGTGGTGTCGCTCACCACCACCGTGCCGCTCCACGAGCCGGCCGCGATCGCGCCCGTGGTGGGGGTGATGCGGTGCTTGCGGTCGTCCAGCGTGGCGGTGCCCGCGAAGGAGGAGGTGAGGTTGCCGTAGGCGTCCACGGCGGACACGGTGAGCGGGAACGCCCGGCTCACGACGCGCGCCAGCCGCCGCGACGGGTTCGCCACCTGCGCGGTGTCCGGCGGCGCGGTGACCATGAGCCGCAGCGTCGGGCCCGCCACCACGCTGAACGGCACGGAGAGCCCGGAGTAGCCCACGCCCAGTGCCGCGATCCGGTTCCCCACGCGCGCCCGGGTCACGCGCACGCTGTCCGACCAGATGCCCGCGGTGAAGCCGCCCGTGGCCGAGGGCACGATGGTGCCGGTGCTGTCGCCCAGCTGGACGGCGGTGGTGTAGCTGCCCACGGTGTAGCCGGAATCGTCCACGGCGCGAATCGAGAGCGGGAACTTCACGCCCGCGGTGACGGGGGCGCCGGACACGTTCACGGCGAAGCCGGCCATGTGCTGCGCCGCCACGTGGAAGAGGTTCGAGGAGCCCAGCTTGCCGCTGGCGAAGATCAGGATCGAGTCGGGATCCACGGCCACGGGCACGGTGAACGTCCCCGCCCACACGCCGGCGGTGAACGCCAGCGAGGATGGTGCCAGCAGCCCGCTCACGTCGGTGGCGGACGCGGGCCCCACGAAACCGTCGGCGATGTTGTTGTAGGTGTCGCGCGCCTCCACCCGGCCCGCGAACGGGTGGTTGGCCACCTGGTTCGCCGGAATGGCGCTGAAGACGAAGTGGTGCAGCGGCCCGCCCAGCACCGCGAACGATCCGGAGCGGCCGGTGTGCTGGCTGTCCTGCGCCCGGATGTAGTCGGTGGGCGCCGCGCGCGTGAGCACCGCCCCCAGGAAGATGCCCCGCCCCAGCGTCAGCGCGAGCGGCTGCGAGAGGGTGGCGGTGGAATCCGTGAGCACCACGGTGGTGGCGGTGTCCACGGCGTTCCCGAAGCGATCCACGGCGTCCACCACGAGGTCGAAGGGCGCCCCGGCGGTCTGCGTGCCGAGGACCGCCGGGGCGCTGCCCGACCACCCGCGGACCAGGAACGTGGACACCGCGGTGGAGCGCACCGTGAGGCGCAGCGTGGTGGGAAGCACCGTCGCCGGAACGGTCTTGAAGTTGAGCCCCTGGACCGTGGCGTTCACGTTGCCGGCGGTGGCCGCGCTGACGATGCCGTGCATGTAGAACGTGTCCACCTTGGTGGAGTCCCAGGTGGCCTGCGGCCGGTAGCGGATGCGGATGGTGGTGCCGTTCACTGGATCGCCGGTGATGGAATCGGAGAGGAAGGTGGCCCGGACGCCGGTGACGCTGTCCACCACGTGCGCGCCGGTGGTGGAGAAGCCGGGCAGCGAGGCGTTGCCGCTCCCGGGCAGGAACAGGTGGATCACCACGGTGTCGTTCACCCCCGCGCTGGGCCCCTGCGGCAGGCGCAGGACCAGCCTCCACGCGGCCGTTTCCCCGGCGCGGTTGTTGGTGGTGAGCACGGTGTCCATGGAGAACAGTCGCGCCGGGCCCTGGGCGCGCGCCACTCCGGCCGCGCCCAGCAGGCACGCGAGCGCAAGAAGTGCGGCGATCGCGGGACCGCGCGCGCGCGCCAGGCCCCGCCGCCGGGCGGGCGCCACGCCCCGGTGCGGCCCGCGTGCCGTCGTCCGCAGCATGAGCCGGATCACTTGAACACCACGCTGTCGCCCGCCGCGCTGACGGGCTGGGAGAGGCCGTGGACGCCCGCGGCGGACACGCCCTGCAGGCCCAGCGGCGTCCCGATCAGCGGGGGACAGTCGCCCCCCGGGCAGCTGGCGCGCCGCTCGAAGCGCAGCGTGCACAGGGTCACCGGGCCTCCCGGTCCCAGGCGCTCCCCCGGGGCGTTCCCGTAGAGCAGCACGCGCAGCCGGCCGGGGGCGTTCACCGACCAGTCGAACCCGGCCAGCGAGACGTCGCGGTCGACCACGTGGGCGAAGTCCACCACCACCGGGTTGAAGGTGAGGTCGGCCTGCACCCCGCGCAGCGGGGCGGAGCCGCGGTAGCGCAGCGCCACTTCGAAGGAATCCCCGTGGGCCACCGAGCGGGGCGTGGCCTCCAGGAAGAACTCCACCGAGGGGGCCAGCGTGACGCTCACGCCGATGCTGTCGGCCGGGCGCAGGGTGAAGTAGTCCGAGGTGCCGCGGTAGAACTCGTCGCCGCGGGCGAAGGCGTGCACGCGGATGCGGCGGCCCCCGCCGGCGTGCACGTCCAGGCGGCCGCGGAAGCTGCGGTCCGGGAGGAGTTCCAGGGAGACCGGGCCCGAGAGCACGCCCTCGGCGGCATCCAGGGCCTCCGCGGTGAGGCTGTCCACCATGGAATCGGCCGCGGCCGGCGCGGCCCAGCGCACCGCCAGCGCCACGCGCGCACGGCCCTGGGGCGCGCCCGGGTTGCGGGCGCAGCCGGAGAGTGCGGGCAGCGCGAGGAGCATGGGAATGACGAGGACAGCCAGCCGGGAGCGGATGGAGCGCATGGGACCTCCGGGCCGGATTCAACCCTGTCCCCCCGCCAGTGTCAAGGCGGCCACGGGTGCCGCTTGACGGCCGTGGCACCGGTGAGCAAACTGCCTGCGTACTCCGCGGGCCGACCGCGGGGATCGTCCCACTTCGAAGGAGCTCCCGATGCGCCTCCACCGCGTCCTCCTGTCCGCATGGCTGTGCGCCGCCGCGACAGTGTCCGCCGCGCCGGCAACCGCCGCGCCGGCCGCCACGAAGCCGGCGGGCGACGCCTACACCCGCGCGCGCGACGCCTTCGCCGCCGGACGGGACGCCGAGGTGCTGTCCATCCTCACCCCCGCCGTGGTGTCGAAGCTCAAGTACCGCTCGCACGCCGCGCTGTGGGCGGCCCTGGCTCGCGCGCGCTCCGGGCAGCGTGACGATGCGCTCGCCGGACTGGCCGAGTACCGGGTCACGGGCAAGGAGGGGCCGTTCATAGACCTGGTGGTGGACTTCTACCTCGGCAAGGTCCCGGAGGAGGAGGTGCTGGCCCGCGCGCGCACGGAGCGCACCCGGCTGGAGGCCGACTTCTACCTGGGCGCCTACCACATGTTCGTGGACCCGGTGCCCTCCCGGGCCACCGACCTGCTGTGCGGGGCGGCGATCTCGAAGGACACCCGCTCCAGCGAGGCGGTGCTGGCCCGCGCGCTGGCGAAGGCTCTGCCGGGCGGTCCCTGCGCGCCCGCGACTGCCGCGGCCCGCCGCGACACCACCGCGAAGGCCCCCGTCGCCGCCCTGGACCCCAGGGCTCCGAAGAGGGAGCCCGTGGCGAGACAGACGGCTCCCGCGGCCAAGCCCGCTTCTCCGCCCGAGGCGCCGAAGGAGGGAGCCTCCGAATCGGCAAAGGGCGCCGGGGAGCAGGACGCCGCTGGGACCGGGACACCGGTGGCGACGGAACGCGCGCCCCGGATCACCACGCTGCCCCAGGCAATCGAGGCTGATTCGCTCGTCCACCTCGAGGACGCCATCGCCGGTTACCGCGCCGCGGTCCGGGACGTGAAGGACCCAGAGCTGGCCGCGCTGGTGCGCTCGCGCATCTACGCGCTCACCCGCGACCTCTACGACGAGAGGGCCCGCGCCATGGTGGAGCACGAGGGGCTGCTGGCCCGCGACGCCGGCCCCGAGAACGCCGTCGCCGTGTCGCGGTTCGAGAACCTCTCCGACGAGTCGCGCTGGGCGCCGCTGGAGAAGGGTCTTCCCGCGCTGCTGGCCTCCGACCTGGCCCAGGTGCGCCGGCTCACGGTGCTGGACCGGGTGGAGCTCGAGACCGTGGTGGGCGAGATGAAGCTCTCCCGTGCCGATCTGTTCGACACCAGCAGCGCCCCCCGCATGGGCCGCCTCCTGCGCGCCGGGCGCGTGGTGCTGGGCGCCTACGTGTTCACCGACGACGACCGGGTGCAGATCGAAGCCCGCGTGGTCCGCGTGGCCACCGGCCGCGTGGAGGCCTCCGGGCGCGTGTCCGGGCGCAGCGCGGACTTCTTCAACGTGGAGAAGGAACTGCTGTTCATGCTGCTGGACCGCATGGGGGTGCGCGTGAGCGCCGTGGAGCACGGCACCATCGAGAAGCTGGCGCCCACGCTCGATCTCTCGGCGTTCCTGGCGTACGCCCGCGGGCTGGACCAGGAGGATCGCGGCAGCTGGTCCGGCGCGGCGAAGGCGTATGACGAGGCCGCGGGGCTGGACCCGAACTTCCGGGAGGCTGCCGCCGCGCGGGCCCTGATGAGCCGCGGCGTGGTCACGCGCGAGGACATCGTCGAGGCGATGTCCCGGGCGGCCGCGAAAAAGCCGGTGGCGCACACGGAACCGGACAGGCGCCTGCCCGGGAAAGTGCCCGCCGCACCGGAGACCCACGCGCGCGCCGCCGAGGGCGGGGGGCGCGCGGCCGAGACCGGGGAGCGCTCCGGCGCGGCCGGCGCCGTTTCGCGCGCGCTGGCGCGGGCGTTCGAGACCGACCGCGCCGCGGGATCGGGCCTGCTCCCCAGCCTGGAGACCGGCGAGACCCACGATCGCCGCGACGCCCGCCCCGCGGGCGAGGGAACGGTCATCGTCACCGGGAGGATTCCGTGATGCGCGGCGCGCTTCTTCCGAACTTCGTGGCGCTGGCGCTGGCCGGCGCGCTCCTCTCCCCGCTCCCGGCTGTCGCGCAGATCGCGGTGGAGTCCGCCGACCTGGCGCCGCGCGAGACGCCTTTCCAGGGCTGGGGCGTGTACCGGCAGGTCACGGTGGATTCGGGCGCCACGAAGCTCAGGCTGACCCAGCTCAGCACGCCGGTGAGCCTCAAGGTGCGCCTCGGCGCGCGAGCCTCGCTGGTGCTCTACGGCGCGTACGCGAAGACCGAGGTGGGGCCCGACAGCGGCGGCGCCGCGAAACAGAGTCTCTCCGGCATGACCGACGCGCGCGCGAAGCTGTTCGTCCACTCCGGCGGCACGGTGCTTTCCATAGGCGTGGGGCTGCCCACGGGCAGGCACGCGCTGACGCCAATCGAGGACTTCGTGGCCTCCGTGGCCGCCACCGACCTGTACGGGTTCCGGGTCCGGCGCATGGGCGAGGGCCTGGACGCACAGGCGGGGCTCACGCACGCACGGGAACTCGGACCGCGGGGCGCGGTGGCCCTGGGCGTGGCATTCCTGTATCGCGGCTCCTACAAGCCCTCCCGGGGCGCCGACACGAAGTACCGCCCCGGGGCGGAGGTCTCGGCCAGCGTGGGCTACGACTACAGCACGCCCTCCACCCTGCTGCGCTTCAACGCCACCGGCCGCGCCTACACCAAGGACCAGGTGGACGGTGTTCCGGTGTTCCGCCAGGGCGGCGCGGCGGTGTTCGAGGAGCGCTGGGTGGCGCGCTCCGCCGCCCGGCTGTCCAACGACTTCTCCATGCACCAGGTGCTGAAGGCGGTCAGCGACTTCTACGGGGACGGCGCGGGCAACCCGCTCTCCACCACGGCGGAGAACGGCAGCAGCTTCGGGGCGGCGGAGAGGCTGGAGTTCAACCTGGGCGGTGGCGCGCGCCTGGCGGCGCTGGCCGAGGGGACGATGTACGGGAAGAACGACGCGGGCTTCGAGTCCGCGCACCTGCTGAGCTTCGGTGGCGAGCTGTCCTACGCGCCGTCGGCCCACGCGCTGGCGCGGGTCATGGTGCGCGCGCTCACCGGCGCCGCGGACCCGGGTGACCTGAAGCTCTCGGGGATGGACATCTCGGGCTCGTTGAGAGTGGTGTTCTGACGCAGCACAGGCATCTCCGCCGCCTGCCGCACCTCCCGAAGCAGCGAGGGCCGGGCATCCGCCCGGCCCTCAAGCCATGTCCGCCTTCCCCGACTTCCTCACCCGCCGATGTCGCCGCCACCTCGAACCGGCCAGCACGAGCGCAATCACACCCAGGGCTCCGGCTCCCCAAACGCCTCCGGGGCGCAGCGGGAGTCAGTAGTCGCTGACGCTGAAGGTCCAGACCTTGTCGCCGCCGGGGGTCCCGTTGCCGTCGCCGTCCAGGGTGCGGCCGGAGGCGCTGCGCAGCGTGCCCAGTACCCGCGCGGTCACCGTTTCGCCGGCGGTGAACGGCACGTCCGGGGTGAATGTGAGGTAGCGCCCCACCGCGCTCAGCCGGCCCGCATGCGCGCCGGAAGTCGAGCCCGTCGCCTGCACCGTGTTCGTGCCTACCGAGGTCGGGTCCACGTTCTCGCTCACGTCCACCTTGATCAAGGTCCGCCGCGTGGCCACCGACAGGCTCCCGGGACTCACCGACATCACGCGGAACAGCGCCGACTTGTCGGTCACCGCGCCGGGCGGAGTGGTGTCCACGGGCGGCGGCGGAGGACTTCCCCCGCCGGGCAGCGAGACGCTCCCGACCAGGACCGCGCCCTCGATGTTGCGCAGCGCCACCTGCGTGACGCTGGACCCCAGCGTGCCGTCGTAATTGAGCCGCCGCAGCGCCACCGGCAGGTTCGCCGTGGTGATCGGCGATTCGTTGTCGCTGAACTTCGAGTTCCAGTAGGGCTTGGGCTTCACCAGCACCAGCGCGTTGGTGAAGTAGCGCGCATACACGGTGTACGGCTCGCCGTTCGAGTCCGTGCCGGTCTGGAAGGTGTAGACGCTGTCGTTCTGCGGCGTGCCGAAGTTGTAACCCACCGCCGGCCACCACTGCGTGGACTCCGCCGGGGTGATGCCCTCCACCGACATCCATCCGCAGTAGGCGTTGGGGTTGGCGATCATGCAGAAGTACGCCAGCCCGAACATCCGGTCCCGCTCCTTGGTGATCGTGGCGGGCCCGTAGTCGGCGTTGGCGTAGGACTGGCGGACCAGGAACTCGCCCATGCGCCCGTTGGACGTCTGCTCGCGCGCATAGCGGAACTGCGCGGACGCGCACACGGTGGGCGACTCCAGCCCCCCGCTGCTGATGGTGGTCTTGGGGATGGCCCACGTCTCGCGCTGCACCATGTGGTGCACCGAGTAGGCGAAGTAGCCGCCGCTGTCGCCGCGCACGATCCCGCGCACCGCCTGCGGGTCGAACTGCTGCAGGTGGCTGTCCCCGTAGAACTGCGAACTGTTGCCCTGCAGCCACTTCCCGGCCGACTTCAGGCGCGCGTACACGGTGGAATCGCACACCAGGTGGTCCTGGTGGAAGCGCCGCCCGGGGCCCGCACCGGGGTACTCCAGCACGCTCCCGCCGCTGGTGAAGCCGTAGCTGCCCACGAAGATGGAGTCGGCCAGGTTGCCCACGCCGCCCATCACCGTGATGGAACCGTCCGAGGGGATGCAGTTGTCCTCGTAGATGCCGTCGAGATACTGCCCGCCCGCCACCGGCGTGGTCACCTTCCAGTGGACCCAGTCGGCGCACAGCTGGCGGTACAGGGCGTCGCCCACGTTGGCCGCGTAGCGCTCCGAGACCCAGTAGAACGTGGGGATGCGCGCCTGGGACTTGAAGCGCGCCGAGGCCCCGGGCACCGGCCGCGCCGCGAACTCCGCGTCGCTCACCCAGCCGTCGCCGTTGGCGTCGTTGGCGGCCGCCCAGCCCGGCACGGTGAAGGTGTTGTCGGCGTTCTTCGGCGGGTAGAACTTCTCCTTGCGCAGGTAGCCCCAACGCGGCGCGGTGGCCGGCGTGCGCGTGTTCCGCAGCCGGAGCCAGTACTCGCGCGTGCCGTCCACCGAGAGGAAGCCCCAGTTGGTGGGCGGGGTGAAGCGCACGTGGCCGCTCTGGCGCATGCCGAAGGTGCTGTCATTGACCGAGAGTGCCGCCCACACGGAGTCGCTGCGCAGGTACTCCCACACGGCGGCGAAATCGGCGCTGGCGGCCTGCTTGAGTGAGACATCCACCATTGCGAAGCGGTCGAAGTAGCCCATGTACACGATGTCGCTGGCGCCCTGGAGGAACGCGACGTTGGTGCCCGGATCGCTGCCGTACGCCCAGTAGCTCTGGTCCGTGAGGTAGCCGCCCGAGAACATCACCACGCCCTCGCCCACCGCGCCGCCCAGGCGGTCGTCGAGCGGGGTGTCGTTGTTGAGCGCCACCTTGGTGTCGGTGGAGAAGTGCAGCCACATTCGCTCGAAGTCCTGCCCCAGCGCGGCGCAGGCGTTCTGCAGGGCGGTCCACTTGTCGCGCTGGCCGCCCCGGTTGTTGTTGGTGAAGTTGTCGTAGCGGACGAACTTGAAGTTCGGGTTGTACCTGCGGATGTACTGGGGCCAGTCCTCGTTGCCCGGCTCCACCTCCATGAAGTCGAACTTGGAGGCGAGGATCTGCGCGTCGGCGTCGTTGGCGTTGAACGGCGAGTAGACGATGGTCCAGTTCACGCTGGGGTTGGCGCCCGCCAGCACGGTGGGCGCGCCGGCGACGGCCAGCACCAGGAGCAGGAACAGCGCAAGCGTTCCCGCCATGCGGAAACAGTGGCGCGCTGCGGGCAGAGTGCGGGGCTGGAAGTCCTGGCTGGGTGCGGGAGACATTACACTCTCCATGACGCACATGGTATGCCAGTGTTCCCGCACTCGCAAGAGTCTCGCAAGATGTTGTACTGCAATGGATTATGGTCAGACGTTCGGGGCCAAAAACTGCTCCCTGCCGGCCCTCCGGATGCAAAATGCCCGGGACCGCTCAGGGCCTGATCTCGAAAAACCTCACGCCGGCCGCCTCGAACCCCACGCGAAGGGGATCCCGGGGCACCCGCAGCACCAGCTCCCGGCGCCGTTCCTCCGCGCCGTCCACCCGCAGGGCCTGCTCCTGGATGCCCTCGAGCAGCCGCTCCGAGACAAAGGTCCTCCCCATGCGGCCGCCGGAGGCAGTCCGCAATTCACCCGCGATCTCCGCCTCGCCGTGCGGGCGCGTCCAGATGTCCACCGCGCCGGCGCGGGTGAAGAATATCCACTGGAACGTCCACATGGTCTGCACCGTGCGGTTGAGCTGGCCCTCGTCCAGCTCCCCTCCGAGGTAGACGAGGTCGCCGGGCTGCAAGTGGGGTGCGGCCTCCCGAATCATGCGCATCTGCGGCCGATGGTCCACATTCCCGTTCGGACCGAAGCGGTCCAGGCCGCCCACCACGGGCACCAGCGCGAGCAACGCGGACGCGGCCCACGCGCGCGCGCGACCGCGCGAAGTCCCCAGCACCCACATCAGCGCCGCCGCGGTGAGCGGGACGGCGGCCGCCAGCCACCGCTCCGCATCGTTGCCCTTCCACACCAGCGCGAACAACACCGACGGTCCAGCCCACGCGCCCAGCAGCAGCCAGGTCACGCCCGTTCGCCGCAGCCCCGCGCCGATGCCCAGCGCCAGCAATGCCGCCACGACCAGGTAGGCCGCCACCGGCTTCCACAACCCGTACTCCCACCACACCCGCGCGCTCATCAACTGGTCCCAGCCCTTGCGCTCCGGATCCAGCGCCACGCGCTCCGGCTGCCACATCAGCCGCGTCCAGCCGTAGGCGGCGCGCGCCAGGTTCACCGACGAAACCTGCACCGGCTGCTCGTGCGGCGCCTCCGACATCCACGCGCGGAATCCGCCCGGCCGGGCCGGTTGTACCACCGGCCACGCCGACGCGTACGCCCCGGCGATCAGAGCTGCGCCGACGCCCGCGGCCAGGAGCGCACCCGGAACATGCAAGTGCGTGCGCCCCCCCTGCCGCCGCAGCCCCGCCGCCAGCACCACGGCGGGCGCGGTGAGGATGCCCGGAATCCAGAAGAGAGTCGCCAGCGCCTGCAGCGCCGCGGCGGCCGCGATGCGCGGAGCACGCGTGGGGCGATCCTCTTCGGGCCATGCCAGCAGCATCG
Coding sequences within:
- a CDS encoding Ig-like domain-containing protein, producing MSPAPSQDFQPRTLPAARHCFRMAGTLALFLLLVLAVAGAPTVLAGANPSVNWTIVYSPFNANDADAQILASKFDFMEVEPGNEDWPQYIRRYNPNFKFVRYDNFTNNNRGGQRDKWTALQNACAALGQDFERMWLHFSTDTKVALNNDTPLDDRLGGAVGEGVVMFSGGYLTDQSYWAYGSDPGTNVAFLQGASDIVYMGYFDRFAMVDVSLKQAASADFAAVWEYLRSDSVWAALSVNDSTFGMRQSGHVRFTPPTNWGFLSVDGTREYWLRLRNTRTPATAPRWGYLRKEKFYPPKNADNTFTVPGWAAANDANGDGWVSDAEFAARPVPGASARFKSQARIPTFYWVSERYAANVGDALYRQLCADWVHWKVTTPVAGGQYLDGIYEDNCIPSDGSITVMGGVGNLADSIFVGSYGFTSGGSVLEYPGAGPGRRFHQDHLVCDSTVYARLKSAGKWLQGNSSQFYGDSHLQQFDPQAVRGIVRGDSGGYFAYSVHHMVQRETWAIPKTTISSGGLESPTVCASAQFRYAREQTSNGRMGEFLVRQSYANADYGPATITKERDRMFGLAYFCMIANPNAYCGWMSVEGITPAESTQWWPAVGYNFGTPQNDSVYTFQTGTDSNGEPYTVYARYFTNALVLVKPKPYWNSKFSDNESPITTANLPVALRRLNYDGTLGSSVTQVALRNIEGAVLVGSVSLPGGGSPPPPPVDTTPPGAVTDKSALFRVMSVSPGSLSVATRRTLIKVDVSENVDPTSVGTNTVQATGSTSGAHAGRLSAVGRYLTFTPDVPFTAGETVTARVLGTLRSASGRTLDGDGNGTPGGDKVWTFSVSDY